The Antedon mediterranea chromosome 7, ecAntMedi1.1, whole genome shotgun sequence genome has a segment encoding these proteins:
- the LOC140054137 gene encoding tumor necrosis factor alpha-induced protein 3-like — protein MAPNENGKQRHGSLASGLPQRIADSDPAVKEKIRQKVKSDIFVNPEPLKPMLFFNMSIFSFLLPEHWGFQPADFMNSLYMSLLDLNIMKAFETKGIINWNNTFTKLYPLKTTGDGNCLLHAISLFLWGIEDLDLQMRRVLYQDLFKDNGVKKYKQRWQLRRTAFDETLPSGGLRYDTMNWDDEWKLVIRNSSPEPNPEGQHMLPFHSLEEIHIFIMANILRRPIIVLADTMFRDHRGQSLQPQNVTGIYLPVLSKSKDCCTLPIILGYHGNHFVPLVGKKLLPDEHLEMALPLCTKDIEAFPVHFLLPDEEATKFSLLESYLSQKALPQSGIADTMVGIQVTILGDKQFNESVNIMETYFRLAEKNYRTGSMFTPQKKVETRTESGKAGVKICCMCNKSPADGENDVCKECLVTTCTSFHPSASAPPVSMPIDRFNDMTLEENGGKDPHESVYRGQPLLPSASNFDNNAQQCYSICVDKPCKTPGCQFYCSSKLPGDYCHTCGFNAPMGQQHNPMGQQHSPMGQQHSSIEKCRTTGCSNLANFDRQGLCDLCSETQQYKKPSRPQVVGYDLPSPPLPTASGFPSSYKERSNAPIDPSGLDSLQILQSSTGTKKCLERTCKLTGQEAFQGFCQRCYHKNVDIKKRVESVPQQRILTSTLKQGSMVPMYSAVSSVEVCRTKNCNLFGTKEQNGYCTKCLGDVLMKESNKCKNHWCGGQTFHDGYCKECFEHTPRLGGENLSSNVTCGQAISLPNLCITNGCQGVIVTLGDGKHCHGCHKEKNDTVQPMMKCVYPKCNEMTPRDQPICINCQDILDANKPKDVVATETPAPTTALKLACSICRNSFAGSDGICNICRPYKKNGGNATNEGTRCKSPGCDMFGTAEHDWLCSKCYSNKPAKRESHSAPIKSCMTKDEPYNPRKCVNGCGGWANVQVLNGLCNDCYQLYKTDRPGKGSQTPGKVSQSARIVNDPQGYQAEPRNRNRTDGKCFNPKCTNRGNPKSHGFCNSCSKKLEV, from the exons ATGGCTCCAAATGAAAATGGTAAGCAACGTCACGGCAGTCTCGCATCAGGTTTGCCACAACGCATAGCGGACAGTGATCCGGCCGTCAAAGAAAAGATCCGGCAGAAGGTAAAGAGCGATATTTTTGTGAATCCAGAACCGCTGAAGCCAATGTTGTTCTTCAACATGTCCATTTTTTCTTTCTTGCTACCTGAGCATTGGGGGTTTCAGCCAGCAGACTTTATGAACAGCCTCTATATGAGTCTTTTAGATCTCAACATAATGAAGGCGTTTGAGACCAAGGGAATCATCAATTGGAACAACACTTTCACAAAACTCTATCCTTTGAAAACTACAG GTGATGGTAACTGCTTGTTGCATGCCATCTCCCTCTTCCTGTGGGGAATTGAGGATCTTGATCTACAGATGCGTAGAGTACTCTATCAAGATCTATTCAAGGACAACGGAGTTAAGAAGTATAAACAAAGATGGCAACTTAGAAGAACAGCGTTTGATGAAACATTACCCTCTGGTGGCTTGCGTTACGACACGATG AACTGGGATGATGAATGGAAGTTAGTCATTCGTAATTCATCCCCAGAACCAAATCCAGAGGGCCAACATATGTTACCGTTTCACTCTCTGGAAGAAATCCACATATTTATTATGGCAAATATTCTGAGAAGACCGATTATTGTTCTGGCTGACACAATGTTTCGGGATCACAGAGGGCAGTCTCTCCAGCCACAGAACGTTACAGGAATATACCTACCAGTACTTTCAAAAAGCAAAGATTGTTGTACTTTACCAATTATTCTAGGTTACCATGGAAACCACTTTGTACCGTTAGTGGGTAAAAAACTTCTACCAGATGAACATTTAGAAATGGCTTTACCGCTTTGTACTAAAGATATTGAAGCCTTTCCGGTACACTTTCTGCTTCCGGACGAAGAAGCAACAAAGTTTAGTCTGTTGGAATCATATTTGAGTCAGAAAGCACTACCACAATCTGGGATTGCTGACACAATGGTCGGTATACAAGTAACCATACTCGGTGATAAACAGTTTAATGAATCTGTTAATATTATGGAAACGTACTTCAGGTTAGCAGAAAAGAATTACCGAACAGGATCGATGTTCACTCCGcaaaaaaaagtagaaacaagAACTGAATCTGGAAAAGCAGGTGTCAAGATCTGTTGTATGTGTAATAAGAGTCCAGCTGACGGTGAAAATGATGTGTGCAAAGAGTGCTTAGTGACCACTTGTACGAGTTTTCATCCTTCTGCCTCAGCTCCGCCAGTGAGTATGCCAATTGATAGATTCAATGATATGACATTGGAAGAAAATGGAGGAAAGGATCCTCATGAATCAGTATATAGAGGACAACCTCTACTACCATCAGCATCAAATTTTGACAACAATGCTCAACAATGCTACTCCATTTGCGTTGACAAGCCTTGCAAAACTCCTGGATGCCAATTTTACTGTTCATCTAAGCTACCTGGTGATTACTGTCACACATGTGGCTTCAACGCACCAATGGGACAGCAGCATAACCCAATGGGACAGCAGCATAGCCCAATGGGACAACAGCATAGCTCAATTGAGAAATGCAGAACAACTGGTTGTTCTAATCTAGCTAATTTTGACCGACAAGGTCTTTGTGATCTCTGCTCTGAAACACAGCAATATAAGAAGCCAAGTCGTCCACAAGTAGTTGGATATGATCTACCTTCTCCGCCACTACCTACAGCCTCTGGATTCCCATCTTCATACAAAGAAAGGTCAAATGCTCCAATTGACCCAAGCGGTTTAGATAGCTTGCAGATCTTACAATCATCTACCGGAACTAAGAAGTGCCTTGAAAGAACTTGCAAGCTAACCGGTCAGGAAGCCTTTCAGGGTTTCTGCCAGAGATGCTATCATAAAAATGTCGATATAAAGAAACGTGTTGAGAGTGTTCCACAACAGAGGATACTAACTAGTACTCTGAAGCAAGGTTCGATGGTACCAATGTACTCGGCGGTTAGCAGCGTGGAAGTGTGCAGAACAAAGAATTGTAACTTGTTTGGTACCAAAGAGCAAAATGGTTATTGCACCAAGTGTTTGGGAGACGTGTTGATGAAAGAaagtaataaatgtaaaaacCACTGGTGTGGTGGACAAACCTTTCACGACGGCTACTGCAAAGAATGCTTTGAGCATACTCCTAGACTAGGGGGAGAAAACCTGTCTTCAAACGTCACCTGTGGTCAGGCAATTTCTTTACCAAATCTTTGCATAACTAATGGATGCCAAGGTGTCATCGTAACACTAGGTGATGGAAAACATTGTCACGGTTGTCACAAAGAAAAAAATGACACTGTTCAACCAATGATGAAGTGCGTCTATCCAAAATGTAATGAAATGACGCCCAGAGATCAACCAATATGTATAAATTGTCAGGACATCTTAGATGCTAACAAGCCAAAAGATGTCGTTGCTACAGAAACACCAGCGCCCACTACAGCCTTAAAACTGGCATGCAGTATTTGTCGTAATAGCTTTGCAGGAAGTGATGGCATTTGCAACATATGTAGACCTTAta aaAAGAATGGTGGAAATGCCACTAATGAAGGTACTCGTTGCAAGAGTCCAG GATGTGATATGTTTGGGACGGCAGAGCATGATTGGTTATGTTCCAAATGCTACTCTAATAAACCAGCAAAACGTGAAAGCCACTCAGCTCCAATCAAATCTTGCATGACAAAAGACGAACCGTATAATCCGAGAAAATGCGTTAATGGCTGCGGAGGATGGGCCAACGTTCAAGTTCTCAACGGCTTGTGTAATGATTGTTATCAGTTGTACAAGACTGATAGACCAGGTAAAGGCTCACAGACGCCCGGGAAGGTCTCGCAGTCCGCAAGAATAGTAAACGATCCGCAAGGATATCAAGCTGAACCAAGGAATCGCAATCGTACGGACGGAAAATGCTTCAACCCAAAATGCACGAATCGTGGAAATCCCAAGTCACATGGCTTCTGTAATTCTTGCTCAAAAAAGTTAGAAGTGTGA
- the LOC140054087 gene encoding fatty-acid amide hydrolase 2-A-like, with protein sequence MATSGFWAIIKFISAIIGHMLSLLFIGVRPKAKIPAVTNDILLQSASKIAKQIRSRNIKCVSVIEAYIERIQLVNPFLNAVVANRFEEALEEARKVDKILDSPTLDDKYSEASTPFLGVPLTVKEAFACIGLPNTSGLMSRKDIISDKDADVVANLKKAGCIVIGSTNTSELCMWYESANHIYGRSNNPYDLRRNVGGSSGGEGAIIGGGGSIIGVGSDIGGSIRMPCFFNGIFGHKPSPGIVSSAGQFPNAKDDRLELLATGPMCRYAEDLEPLLRIMAEEENIKHLDLGKSVNIKKLRFFSIEDGGEEYLVSRLNPQLKQAQENVINYLESEYGVEVSRIKPHRFKYSTGLWSAKMVTTDNESFNSLLSGNGPKVMPFLELIKSIFRKSDHTLPAILLALFENLHKLSPDQTAKLTRSCEKLKDEICNILGDDGVLFYPSHPKLAQYHNAPLFTPMNFSHTAIFNALGLPVTQVPLGLSSDGLPLGIQVVANRNQDRLTIAVAMQLEKEFGGWRNPHSTE encoded by the exons ATGGCAACCTCGGGTTTTTGGGcaataataaaattcatttcTGCAATTATCGGCCACATGTTATCACTACTGTTTATTGGAGTGCGACCAAAAGCCAAAATACCAGCCGTTACCAATGACATACTCTTGCAAAGTGCTTCAAAAATTGCAAAACAAATCCGGTCACGTAAT ATAAAATGTGTGAGCGTTATTGAAGCTTACATTGAAAGGATTCAATTGGTTAATCCATTTTTGAACGCTGTTGTTGCAAATCGTTTTGAGGAAGCTCTCGAAGAAGCTAGAAAAGTTGATAAAATTCTGGACTCGCCAACTCTTGATGACAAATACTCTGAAGCCAGCACCCCATTTCTTGGCGTACCATTGACCGTAAAGGAGGCATTTGCATGCATTG gtCTTCCGAACACAAGTGGGTTGATGTCGCGTAAAGACATCATCAGTGATAAAGACGCTGATGTGGTAGCTAACCTAAAGAAAGCTGGGTGCATTGTGATTGGTTCTACTAACACTTCAGAACTTTGCATGTGGTACGAATCAGCCAATCATATCTATGGAAGGTCAAATAATCCGTATGACCTGCGGAGGAATGTAGGAGGAAGCTCAG GAGGTGAAGGGGCAATCATCGGAGGTGGTGGCTCAATCATTGGTGTTGGTTCCGACATAGGTGGCAGTATTCGGATGCCATGTTTCTTCAATGGAATCTTCGGTCATAAACCCTCTCCTGGGATTGTATCCAGCGCTGGGCAGTTTCCAAATGCGAAGGACGACCGATTAGAGTTGTTAGCAACTGGTCCAATGTGTCGGTACGCAGAGGATCTGGAACCGCTGTTGCGGATTATGGCGGAAGAGGAGAACATTAAGCATCTGGATTTGGGGAAGTCTGTAAACATTAAGAAATTAAGGTTCTTTAGCATTGAGGACGGTGGTGAAGAATATTTGGTGTCGCGTCTTAACCCTCAACTGAAGCAAGCACAAGAAAAT gttatCAATTACCTTGAAAGTGAGTATGGAGTTGAAGTGAGTAGAATCAAGCCACATCGGTTCAAGTACAGTACTGGACTTTGGTCAGCCAAAATGGTGACCACCGACAACGAATCATTCAATTCCCTTTTAAGCGGTAACGGACCTAAAGTCATGCCGTTCCTTGAGctaattaaatcaatatttaggAAGTCGGACCACACCCTTCCCGCCATACTGCTAGCATTGTTCGAAAACTTACATAAATTATCACCAGACCAAACTGCTAAACTCACAAGATCTTGTGAGAAATTAAAAGAtgaaatttgtaatattttaggAGATGATGGTGTGTTGTTCTATCCATCCCATCCTAAGCTAGCTCAGTATCATAACGCTCCACTATTCACACCCATGAACTTTTCGCATACGGCCATTTTCAATGCGCTAGGCTTGCCCGTGACGCAGGTTCCTTTAGGTCTGAGCTCAGACGGCTTACCTCTGGGAATACAGGTTGTAGCTAACAGGAATCAAGACCGTTTAACAATCGCAGTTGCTATGCAATTAGAAAAAGAGTTTGGTGGTTGGAGAAATCCTCACTCCACAGAATAA